From the genome of Orcinus orca chromosome 5, mOrcOrc1.1, whole genome shotgun sequence, one region includes:
- the U2AF1 gene encoding splicing factor U2AF 35 kDa subunit isoform X2, whose protein sequence is MAEYLASIFGTEKDKVNCSFYFKIGACRHGDRCSRLHNKPTFSQTILIQNIYRNPQNSAQTADGSHCAVSDVEMQEHYDEFFEEVFTEMEEKYGEVEEMNVCDNLGDHLVGNVYVKFRREEDAEKAVIDLNNRWFNGQPIHAELSPVTDFREACCRQYEMGECTRGGFCNFMHLKPISRELRRELYGRRRKKHRSRSRSRERRSRSRDRGRGGGGGGGGGRERDRRRSRDRERSGRF, encoded by the exons ATGGCGGAGTATTTGGCCTCCATCTTCGGCACCGAGAAAGACAA AGTCAactgttcattttatttcaaaattggaGCATGTCGTCATGGAGACAGATGCTCTCGGTTGCACAATAAACCGACCTTTagccag ACCATCTTGATTCAAAACATCTATCGTAATCCCCAAAACAGTGCACAGACGGCTGACGGCTCACACT GTGCTGTGAGCGATGTCGAGATGCAGGAACACTATGATGAATTTTTTGAG GAGGTTTTCACAGAAATGGAGGAGAAGTACGGGGAGGTGGAGGAGATGAACGTCTGCGACAACCTCGGAGACCACCTTGTTGGGAACGTGTATGTCAAG TTTCGCCGTGAAGAAGATGCGGAAAAGGCCGTGATTGACCTGAACAACCGCTGGTTTAATGGCCAGCCGATCCACGCCGAGCTCTCCCCTGTGACCGACTTCAGAGAAGCCTGCTGCCGCCAGTACGAGATGGG GGAGTGCACGCGGGGAGGCTTCTGCAACTTCATGCACCTGAAGCCCATCTCGCGGGAGCTGCGGCGGGAGTTGTACGGGCGCCGCCGTAAGAA GCATAGGTCGCGGTCCCGCTCTCGGGAGCGTCGCTCTCGGTCTAGAGACCGTGGCCGTGGCGGCGGCGGTGGTGGCGGCGGGGGACGGGAACGCGACAGGAGGCGGTCGAGAGACCGAGAGAGGTCTGGGCGATTCTGA
- the U2AF1 gene encoding splicing factor U2AF 35 kDa subunit isoform X1: MAEYLASIFGTEKDKVNCSFYFKIGACRHGDRCSRLHNKPTFSQTIALLNIYRNPQNSSQSADGLRCAVSDVEMQEHYDEFFEEVFTEMEEKYGEVEEMNVCDNLGDHLVGNVYVKFRREEDAEKAVIDLNNRWFNGQPIHAELSPVTDFREACCRQYEMGECTRGGFCNFMHLKPISRELRRELYGRRRKKHRSRSRSRERRSRSRDRGRGGGGGGGGGRERDRRRSRDRERSGRF, encoded by the exons ATGGCGGAGTATTTGGCCTCCATCTTCGGCACCGAGAAAGACAA AGTCAactgttcattttatttcaaaattggaGCATGTCGTCATGGAGACAGATGCTCTCGGTTGCACAATAAACCGACCTTTagccag ACCATTGCCCTCTTGAACATTTACCGTAACCCTCAAAACTCTTCCCAGTCTGCTGACGGTTTGCGCT GTGCTGTGAGCGATGTCGAGATGCAGGAACACTATGATGAATTTTTTGAG GAGGTTTTCACAGAAATGGAGGAGAAGTACGGGGAGGTGGAGGAGATGAACGTCTGCGACAACCTCGGAGACCACCTTGTTGGGAACGTGTATGTCAAG TTTCGCCGTGAAGAAGATGCGGAAAAGGCCGTGATTGACCTGAACAACCGCTGGTTTAATGGCCAGCCGATCCACGCCGAGCTCTCCCCTGTGACCGACTTCAGAGAAGCCTGCTGCCGCCAGTACGAGATGGG GGAGTGCACGCGGGGAGGCTTCTGCAACTTCATGCACCTGAAGCCCATCTCGCGGGAGCTGCGGCGGGAGTTGTACGGGCGCCGCCGTAAGAA GCATAGGTCGCGGTCCCGCTCTCGGGAGCGTCGCTCTCGGTCTAGAGACCGTGGCCGTGGCGGCGGCGGTGGTGGCGGCGGGGGACGGGAACGCGACAGGAGGCGGTCGAGAGACCGAGAGAGGTCTGGGCGATTCTGA
- the U2AF1 gene encoding splicing factor U2AF 35 kDa subunit isoform X3, with amino-acid sequence MQEHYDEFFEEVFTEMEEKYGEVEEMNVCDNLGDHLVGNVYVKFRREEDAEKAVIDLNNRWFNGQPIHAELSPVTDFREACCRQYEMGECTRGGFCNFMHLKPISRELRRELYGRRRKKHRSRSRSRERRSRSRDRGRGGGGGGGGGRERDRRRSRDRERSGRF; translated from the exons ATGCAGGAACACTATGATGAATTTTTTGAG GAGGTTTTCACAGAAATGGAGGAGAAGTACGGGGAGGTGGAGGAGATGAACGTCTGCGACAACCTCGGAGACCACCTTGTTGGGAACGTGTATGTCAAG TTTCGCCGTGAAGAAGATGCGGAAAAGGCCGTGATTGACCTGAACAACCGCTGGTTTAATGGCCAGCCGATCCACGCCGAGCTCTCCCCTGTGACCGACTTCAGAGAAGCCTGCTGCCGCCAGTACGAGATGGG GGAGTGCACGCGGGGAGGCTTCTGCAACTTCATGCACCTGAAGCCCATCTCGCGGGAGCTGCGGCGGGAGTTGTACGGGCGCCGCCGTAAGAA GCATAGGTCGCGGTCCCGCTCTCGGGAGCGTCGCTCTCGGTCTAGAGACCGTGGCCGTGGCGGCGGCGGTGGTGGCGGCGGGGGACGGGAACGCGACAGGAGGCGGTCGAGAGACCGAGAGAGGTCTGGGCGATTCTGA